The Mycolicibacterium brumae DNA window ATCACGTAGTCACGGGCCTCGGTGTCGACGGTGATGTCGACGATTTCGTAGGCCACGCCCTGCTTGTCCAGCGCCTTGTAGGTCGCGTTGCACTGCACGCACGCGGGCTTGGTGTACACGGTGATCGACGACTGGCTCATAACTGGCAGGCTCCCCTCAGCGAAATTCTTACGGACTGGGTTTGCGGTCCGGCGCTGCCGCCCTCCCGCGTACCTCCCGGCCGTCG harbors:
- a CDS encoding redoxin NrdH → MSQSSITVYTKPACVQCNATYKALDKQGVAYEIVDITVDTEARDYVMALGYLQAPVVVAGSEHWSGFRPDRIKALGATAAVATA